CTGATCAgaatttaacaatttcattcTCGAACGGCTCTGTTCTTGCTCCTCTCGACGACATCCCCGTCTCCGTCTCTTTTCCAACCGACAGGTTCAGGTTCCACACACATGAGGATTTCCAAGCTCACCGTGGTCTCAGGGGCGATCTCTACGGTAAAACCTGCTCTCATTTAGTTTTCAAACTGCGTATTGATTCTTATTGGGGCTTCTCTgctaattttcatataaaaatgttttagatGTCGTTGGCCACTTGAGGCTGGTGAATGGTCAGTCTCTCATTGACCGCCCCGTCCTTGACGAAGCCGAAGTAATCAGCACGCGTCGTATTTTGGTTCATTTGCAATCAAAAGAGTATGTGTTTCATTCGTTATAATTTTGGCTCGCTGTCATCTCCAAAAAAATTAGCTCGCTGTGATCTCCAAATACATGTTTAGTAttgtttcatgttttattttatatgagatTAGTAATATGATCGCTTTTTGTTATTGAATTCAATATATCTGATAAATCATACGTtatgttttacaaaataaatcagCTAAGTTGTGTTAGTTTGGTGATAAAATAAAGGTTATATATTGGGCTGACGCTCTAATGCACTGCAAAACTTACTCCGTATGACAGCTTATTAAATATTTCtctgttttatacattttacagTGAACCTGTTATGAAGCTCTACCTTTGGGACCAGGCTGCAAAGGACTTTTACAAGAAATTCACATCCAGTGAGGACACTCCCACCGTTCTTTTGGTCACGACCGTTAACCCAAAAGTTATAGCAGGTAATCAGTTACTCCCTTTTCATCACCgaacaaaacaaacaattaaTCCCTATCATCACCGAACCACTAATAATACAAACATTAATGTTTTGCCATGCTGTTTGTCTTCTGTCTCTACTGTTTACTTATCAAGTTATCAAACACGTTTGTGAtccaatataattaaaataacctGGGTCAATTTTCTCAGGTTTATGATCCATCCTTTATCAATTACAATTTCATTACAATGTGAATGCTTGATTGTTTCAGAAAGCATTAGGTTGCGTTTGTTTGCTGTTGTGTTACTTTCCGAACTTTCAGACATTCATGATAGTGTCACTAACGTGTGTTTTAATGTGTTAACCACAAGAACAGGTAATTTAGCTCTCAGTTCGATGGCCTCCTCCCGTGTCTTTATAGACAAAGATATTCAGCCCACGATTGATTACTTCAGCTGGTTAGTCACTGTAGAGACAACAGTATTGTGTTTGTCAACTCCAATTAGTGTTCTGTTCAGACTCAATTGAGTGAGCCTTCAATCTCATGTTTTGTAAATTGTCTCAGGTTGGGTTCTAACCCAGAGATTGCAAAGCGGGTAAATGCAGATGAGGTTACTAGGTCTGAGACAATGACAATTGGGCAGATCTATGCTTACATCAAGCAGGAAAATGCCAAGGTAAAATACAAGCTCAAGATAACTCtgtgaaaaaaatattcatgtGATTCACTTGCCTTTAACCTATTGCAGGAAGCTTCTTTCGACTGCATAGCCACAATTGATGATGTTAAGCGTGACAGTGCATGGTACTATATTGGCTGCAGCGGTTGTCAAACAAAGGCCACCAGAGGTCCTTCTTCGTTAATGTGCGCCAAGTGCGGCAAAACTAATGTGTCTGGTGTAGCAAAGTGTGCATTCTAACCTCCCAACTTCATGTTTCATCTTTCCTTTTTTCACGATCATGTTTCATTTTCTACAATTTGATTTCTATTTCCTTTTATTTCAGGTATCTCGCAAAGATCTCTGTCTATGACAAAAATGACCAGGCTGTTTTTGTCCTTCTTGGTGATGCAGGAAGTGAGTTGACAGGAAAGAATGCGGCAGAATTGGTTAACAACTACTTTGAGGTACCTAGCCATCAACTCAAACCTCTCCCAGTTCATCTAAAATTAACTTTATTCTTCCTCGAATGTTTTAGGCTAATCAAGACCTTGGTGCTGGCCATCAGATGCCTGTCCCCCAAGCATTACTCGACACCATTGGCCAAACACATAAGTTCAGGGTCAAGGTGTCTAAGCTCAACTTGACAGGCAAGATTCAGGCCATAACCGTTACGAAGATTGTCTCATCAGAGGTTCTGCCACCTGTGCCAACTCCAACTGAAATCCCACATGATGTGGAAGATGAAGTTGCCTTGCCTTCTGCAATTGTCATTGATGGCTCTGGATTCAAAGCTGATGATGCGGACGGAAGTACCAGCAGCATGGATGAATCACGCAAGGCTAAGCGTCCCAAACATGGCAAATAGAAATTATGCCACTCATTTTATACATGCTAAGTGGTCGCCTTTTTTATTTCAGTTTGAGTTAAGACTAtgcttttttttggttattttagacTTTGCGTCTACAGAACaacttcgttttttttttggtaatgcCTACTGTCCTTCAGATGAGTCTATACAATTGAGGCAACACTCCTTCTCTGATAAATTAGATACATAACACGGACATATATTGCCTTAGTAATGTCAACACTAACGCaatcaaagttttaaaatacaattcaaGTTTGAATAAACTAAGCGATATAACATTAAAgcaatgttaaaaatatatcacCGACCAAAAAACATTAAAGCAATGTTACAAATATATATCGCCTACCAAAAAACAATTTACGCTCAcctccaaataaaaaaatagaaacataatattttacaaatcgTAATGTACCATAAATATTCCACCATTAGACGAACGTGATTGACAGCATAAATTTTGCACCCAAACATTAAGTCAAACCCAATTGTTTTGATAAAATCTTCTTccgaaaaaacataaaaaattaattatactatgtGTTTTGCCCATACTTGCGGGCTTAGTAATTTTACAAAAACTTATAAATAGATTGTATATTATCAATTCAAAAGCCattagaataaattattttatttttattatgtaaaataaacttgaaaaaatttatatacacataAAAAGTATATAAGGATTTGTATGGATTTTTAGAATATTGTTATGTGAAATATTTTGGGATGGCATAATCTATAATCTTTTTAGATAATGATAGTTATCAAATTAATGAAAATCGTTTTTATTTATAGGTAATTATTTATTAACaaatataatctaattatttattaagaGATAATTACTTTAAACGTTCTAATTTTTAACGTGAGTGCGAAAAAATCATTtccaaaataatagtataaatattttagaattattcgccattttattttcaaaaattatcacaataaataattttgatagTCCTAAGAAATTTATCATAAATGATTGAtgatttaatatatgtatatatatatatatattaaaatagaaccagtttaatattactaaaccaaatataatataaatatatataatatatataatatttatattactaatttaaatataatataaattcaaatatCGTATtattgttaattatttttaattattctaaacaaaaatactgtctcaaaataaaaatacgcaagtttaattcaatttaataatattataggaaaaatccgggcgtagcccggaaaacCCTCTAGTTATTATAATTTCTTGTAAGGTTTTATGTTTCTGTAACGTTGATGTATTCTTTTTGGTGAAAATATCCATTTAAAAAGAACATTCGCATGTTCTGCTTTTCTAACCATTACCAAAATAGAGCCGACCGAAAAAGTCACTATAAGACAATAGAAaaaatgatcataaaccatTTTAGTTGGTTTAGAAAGTAATTGTAATTTACAAgctcatatttttattatttttattttatatagtatatctCAATCAAATGAAAAACACTGATCACGCCGAATCGTGACTACTATATATAAACAATAAGGCAGATCACCATTTTCTACCCTTCTTACAAAATTAAAGGCCAAACATTCGACCTATAACGATActttaatacaaaaataattaatagtcaAAATATAATAGTCAAAAGGCTtaagaatgttttatttatttagtttaggGTTTTTTAATCTGATTAAATTTAAGAATATAACTTTGGATTATATATTGCTAAATCTAAGTGATGAAATATTCAAGGCAAAAATGGCAACGGATATGGGTCATTTCCATATTTACGTGCCTAATTAATAATGTGAAACTGATTAGCCAATTAAGAAAGACAATTATGAATTGGGGATCATCTATTTAACAttaactaaacaaaaataataattttcaaagaactaagcaaagaaaaaagagagatataAAGCAAAGAGACACACATGCAAGCACGTGATGAGTGCATGTCTCTCAGAGTCTCACGCCATACACATTTCATCATGTCACCTAAACTTGTTTCTTTGACTCTCGGTGCCTCTTTTGTTTTGATCAACTCTCGGTGCCTCTTTACTTAGTAATTTACCTTCTCCTCTTTTGTttaatcaaaatacatttttaactatatgggctgaaacagaTTAATCTGCCCACTAAAGTCCATTTGTTTAGCCACTCCTCTCTTCATCACGAGAAATATCGTGAGAAAACATGCATGGTTGAAACCAGTGATCTACTAATGGTTTTACATTAGGTTTGGAGattctttattaaaaatattaatttgtgGAAATGATTAAAACAAACTTACTGGAAATCTTTAATACTGTGCATGCAAACTTACCGAAAATCTTTAATAATTGTGCATGAAAACCAATCTTTAATCTAACTGAAACCAGGTGATCTGCTGACTGCTAATGGTTTCTGACAAATAACCATTATTGAGAAAATATGGCTTCTAACTAGTATCATTAATAACATGGGCCTAACAGCTAACAAACCAACcaatttagttttgttttagcCCGTTTAAAGCCCATTTTATGATTACGTCATCAAGAAATCCAAAAAAATCTGTGGCTATGTTGAATCAGAGGCTGGCGCGTGCCTTATCTGCTTCAGTGGTCTTAAATCTCTCTTGCTTGATCCAactctctcttcctcctccataacatcaaaacaCTTTCACGTTTTCCACTAAAGCTTTCGAGGACTACATCCATCAATGGCGTCCTCTCCCATTTCCCCTGCTACTCAGGTTTAACTCTCTCcatcattttaatcaaaaagtCTCTTTCTTGTTTCATGGGTCTTGTTTATTCTTGAACTTTGTTGTCGTCTGTGCAGCTTGGTTCCAGCAGAAGTGCTACTATGTTGGCGATGATGTCGCGTGGGATGTTTGTGAAGCCAGCGAGGACGAGTCACCAGATGgtgaggaaggagaagattgGTCTGAGAATCGCTTGTCAGGCGACGAGTATACCAGCAGACAATGTTCCAGACATGGAGAAGAGGAAGCTTTTGAATCTTCTTCTTGTCGGAGCTCTTTCTCTCCCTACTGGCTTTATGCTTGTGCCTTACGCTACCTTCTTTGCTCCTCCTGGGTCAGTTTGCCTTTTTAATCTCATGGCTCTTGCCTTCTTATGTTTTTTTCGAACATTGATTATTGCATTAGGAAGTAATCTTGAGAGTCTTGTTGTTATAAAGCCTTAAGAGTAGTGTCCTGTTTCAGTCTAATATGAAATTATGAATAATGTAAGATGGTTTCTTTGGTGTTACTGAGATGTTATTACAATAACAGTTCATAAATTTTATTACCTCTTTGTGTTGAGTTTTTGCTTGAGTGTGAAGTTTTCATTTGCTCTATATGTTTTTAGTTAAaccaatgttcaaaaaatcgtTGAGCGGTGGTTAGGCGTTTTAGAGAGGATAAATGTTTAGTCGGGTgtctaaaccaatttttttaaggttatttttgaaaaattgatttgaaaaaaaGTTGTTTCGTTCAGACCCGATTTGCCGACCAGACCAATAAAACACTGGTTAGAACAACTCCAGACAGTTTCTTTTTATCTTACTGAGATGTTGTGAGATCAAGGAGACTTAATTGAGAGCTTTTTTTCAGTTCATTGTTCTTGGTAATCTCTAACGTTTCTTTGGAAAAAATGCAGATCaggaggtggaggtggtggtACTCCAGCCAAGGATGCACTTGGAAACGATGTCATTGCAGCGGAATGGCTTAAGACTCACGGTGCTGGTGATCGAACCTTGACCCAAGGATTGAAGgtagatgaagaagttattaaGCCCTTGAAAAATTACTTGATCTCAatgatgtttatttttaatgtatagggAGATCCAACTTACCTAGTTGTGGAGAACGACAAGACACTAGCGACATACGGTATAAACGCAGTGTGCACTCATCTTGGATGTGTTGTGCCATGGAACAAAGCTGAGAACAAGTTCCTATGTCCTTGCCATGGATCCCAGTACAATGCTCAAGGCAGAGTCGTTAGAGGTCCAGCTCCATTGGTAAGTCAAATACATTAGTCTTTCTCTCTAATCTCTAGGTAAATTTTCTATGCTAAACTTTATTTTCATGAAACACAGTCGCTTGCCTTGGCTCATGCGGATATTGATGATGGTGGAAAGGTTGTGTTTGTTCCATGGGTTGAAACTGACTTCAGGACTGGTGATGCCCCTTGGTGGTCTTAAATATCTCTCTTACAACAACTCTTTTTGTGGGGAGAAGAATGGGGGATGGCTGTCTTTTTGTGTTTGAATGTTATTATAATGTAAAAGATGTGTGTAATCATACATTTCATGGCAATTACTCTGTGaattcttgcctctttatatgaattttatgttCATTCACTTCCTAtgtctttttgtttaatttcacAATTTTATGCTTTTATCTGTGCAAGTTTTTCGGTGTAGTTAGATCTGGTCTCAAATCTCAACATACACTTTGTATTCAAGATTATCATTGTATGTACATTCTTAACAAGAAGCCCGTatagctcagtggtagagcgTCAGTCTTGTAAACTGAAGGTCCGTAGTTCGATCCTGCGTGTGGGCACTTTTTGgctcatttctattttttaaagcGCGTCATGTTACAATTTTACCAACCTTTCTCTTTGTATATCTTTTCCCCATAACACAAGCGATTATCAAAATGAGAATGTGAACAAATaccattatataaaaaaaagagttgacAAATGATTATTATACAACCGGACCTTgtggtctggtggtaaaggaacctcGGTTGAGGTGTCCACCATCACGAGTTCGAGCTCTGGCTACAGCGGATTTAACATGGTTTCCGTTTGGCTTCCAGGACCTTTTTCGCAAGTTCTGGTTGGACGCGATGGGATAGTCTCACTAAGTAAGTGAGAAGTCCGGATACctggattataaaaaaaaatgattattatACTTTGTTGTTGACATGTCatctttattgtttttattataaaagtgaaTTCAAAGACTTTACGTAGTTGAGACGGCACAACAAAGTGGTTCACCACTCCACTCCAACGGAATTAGTCTTTAACCGCCTGCTAATTACTTAGTTAATCACTTTATAATTACCATAATGTGAAATACAGCTTCTTGTTTGAATTGATATTTTAggattttctttttacttaatccgtaataatgtaaattagtattgtatttaactaaaaaataaagtttagggtttattttaGGTTTAAATATTAAAGAACCATATTTAAAAGACCCAAGACTTCCTCTCCACCAACAATATTCTAAACCCTTGGACGACCTCTTCTATTTTTATCCGTATTTACAAGTGTTATTATCTCAACTTTTTGCTAAGGTTTTCAATCATATTTCTTTTAACATTCTCCTTAGTTTCTGAACCTACCCTCATCGGGTCTCCAAGGAGCCAAGAAAGAACTGCTTTCTCGGCTTCTCGGAGTCTCACCATCCTCTGTTTTCACCATTTCTTCATCCACACGCAATCTCTAAATCCAAACCTAACCCTAAAAAATGGACTCCACCGAGCTAAAACGTGTGTTCCAAATGTTCGACAAGGACGGAGACGGTCGGATCACACAGAAGGAGCTAAACGAGTCATTCAAAAACCTCGGGATCATAATCCCCGACAACGAGCTGTCGCAGATGATCGAGAAAATCGATGTGAACGGAGACGGCTGTGTTGACGTTGAAGAGTTTGGAGAGCTTTACAAGTCTATAATGCTCCAAGGCGAGGATGAGATAGGAGATGAAGATATGAAGGAAGCGTTCAACGTTTTCGATCAGAACGGTGATGGGTTTATTACGGTGGATGAGTTGAAAACGGTCTTGTCTTCCTTGGGACTCAAGCAAGGTAAGACCTTGGAGGAGTGTAGGAAGATGATAATACAAGTGGATGTTGATGGTGATGGTAGGGTTAATTACAAGGAGTTTAGGCAAATGATGAAGAAGGGTCAGATTTTAGCTCAATGAGCTGATGATCTatgatttgtttgtttatatattttttttggttatttgtgTTAACCTTTTTCTCTCGCATTCTAGAAGGAAATATCACATTATCTGTAACTGGAGCACATTGTAAAAATTGTAGACCTGTTTGTTTCTAATGTGATTTgtgataattttatataagttgTTTCTATTGGATTAATCATGAGTACCTGAAACTGCGACCatgttatttatattgtttatgtTCATATTGTTTGTAGATGGTGTTCTTTTCATATCTGTTTAACACTAATGTATCGTTCAACAAAATAATAGGAATTGTCTTTAGTAACACAAGTAATCCCATTTCAAGCCATACACTACTAGCTCATcaagtaaaagtaaaattttattcttacacaatttaagttattttgtgtattagtttaaataaataaataaactacaACGGAAAAATAGTGGGCCAAGAAACTTCATCCAAGAAAGGGATAATGGGTTGGCTAATCTGTATTGTTGATTATTAATTTGGTGTTCTAGTGTAAATAAAATCTCAAGGCCGAAAGCAGAGACAAAATTGATGTAAACACTATCAATTTCTGAGTTATTCAGACTACAAAGCACATTGGCTAATGCTGGTGTATAGTTAAACTCAGATTATGAATCGAAcaatcaatttaaaaaatattaaaaagagatTGCAGTTTCTGCTCCACTGCGCCTCGCTTAAATTGGATTTCCTCATCGGCATCAAAACAAACATCTTcaagaattatttttttaaaggggTTCAGATTTTATACAGCTTCTTCAATCAAGAATTTTCTGAAGCAGAACTGGCGTAAAGCTGTTAATGTTAATCATCACTGCCAAAtgcaaaacaataaaacaaatcaaatagcGAAGAGGTGGCTCATATTAAGAAATTCAACCATTGTTTTCCATTTATACTTCATTGAATTATATCTCAGAAGCGCGGATACTTTTGTAATCATAGCCAATAGCAAACAATAAATCTTACGCAAAATCTAGACATTGCTTTGACACAATTAAGCCAGATAAGATTAGAGACAGAACTGCAACACGAATGGTACAAATCTAGCAGGAGCTTTGGGGCTtaattcctcatgagtcatgactCATTATTTTCAGACTAGCCCGGGAGGCTCCTGCGAAACCTACGATCAACGAACGGGTCATTCTCATGCTTCTCGCTCCCATAAGTTCAATTTTTGTTATGTCATATAGATTGATTTAAATGCTACTTGGTTTCATGTCTTTACAaactttttaacaaaaaaaaagagcagaATCCAAACCAATCTGTAAAAAATACCAATAACAAGAGTGTTGCAATCTGTTTATTGTAATTCAATATGGTTCTACAAAAAAACACGAACCACTATAAAACAAAGATCCCAATTCAATCCACACGATATACATCAATCCTACTTCACCAAGCAAAGCTAAAAATTTATTCGacacaatttaatttatatagatttttCGAATATTGGGTCAACGTTGGGTCCGGGGAAACATCAACCAAGTAATTGGTTGGCTAATAAGTATTAGCCATCGCCGGTCAAGAACTCAAGGATGCTGATAAACAGGGAATTTAGTAATTGGTTCGCTAATAAGTATTAGCcatcccatataccatgaaaaagaaattaaaatacattaatacaattgtaggatgtggttagaaaatttaaaacaacactaaacatttaccaaaactcaatatttttgtaggggttggttaacatatagattttgagaaaatttaaaaatataacaatattgtattaatacatagttgcatcttgcactaacatatgatgatgttcaaagaagtttggagcctttgttgtctccgttattcaagaaaaaatagtgattttattgtggttattccatcgatttagggtgtattatgaatttttactaaattaattgataaaaagtattataatgattctcatataccatgaaaaagcttaaaatatattaatacaaatgtagaatgtggctagaaattttaaaacaacattaaagattataggcttcagtatataaaacatttaccattAACTCAacattttcgtaggggttaacatatagattttgagaaaaattcaaaaaatatgataaaattgttttaatgcatagttgcatccttctctaacatatgatgatgttcaaagaggtttggagcctttgttgtctctgtttttcaagagaatagcgatttaatagtggttattccaccgatttaaagagtattataatcttttactaaattaattgataaaacatattataatgattctcatacaccatgaaaaagcttaaaatacattaatacaaatgtagaatgtggctagaaattttaaaacatcactaaagattataggcttcagtatataaaacatttaccattAACTCAacatttttgtaggggttaacatatagattttgagaaattttttaaaaatatgataatattgttttaatgcatagttgcatcattctctaacatatgatgatgttcaaagaggtttggagcctttgttgtctctatttttcaagagaGTAGCAATTAAATAGTGGTTACTCCATTCATTTAGAGAgcattatgaacttttactaaattaattgacaaaaaatattataatgattcccatataccatgaaaaagcttaaaatacattaatacaaatgtagaatgtggatataaattttaaaacaacactaaagattataggcttcaatatattaaacatttaccaaaaactcaacattttcataggggttaaaacatagattttgagaaaatttcaaaaaatatgaaaatattgttttaatgcatagttgcaccctgctctaacatatgatgatgttcaaagatatttggagcctttgttgtctctatttttcaagagaatagcgatttaatagtggttattccaccgatttaaggagtattatgaaatttcgctaaattaatttataaaaacaattgaacgatgctcatttaccatgaaaaagagtttaccatacattaatacaaatgtaggatatggttataaattttaaaacaacactaaagattataggattaagtatataaaacatttaccaaaaactcaatattttcgtaggggttataacacatagattttgaaaaaaattcaaaaaatacaaccatattgttttattgcatagttgcatcttgaactaacatataatgatgttcaaagaggtttggagaatttgttgtctctgttatttaagaaaatagtgattttgtagtggttattccatcgatttaggaagtattatgaagttttactaaattaattgataaaaaatattataattattccTATATACGatgaaaaagcttaaaatatattaatacaaatgtagaacgtggctagaaattttaa
The nucleotide sequence above comes from Brassica napus cultivar Da-Ae chromosome A9, Da-Ae, whole genome shotgun sequence. Encoded proteins:
- the LOC106414085 gene encoding uncharacterized protein LOC106414085 is translated as MQGFISSSRAPTYLPHLKAGATYTLQNFLAATSKEIYRVADQNLTISFSNGSVLAPLDDIPVSVSFPTDRFRFHTHEDFQAHRGLRGDLYDVVGHLRLVNGQSLIDRPVLDEAEVISTRRILVHLQSKDEPVMKLYLWDQAAKDFYKKFTSSEDTPTVLLVTTVNPKVIAGNLALSSMASSRVFIDKDIQPTIDYFSWLGSNPEIAKRVNADEVTRSETMTIGQIYAYIKQENAKEASFDCIATIDDVKRDSAWYYIGCSGCQTKATRGPSSLMCAKCGKTNVSGVAKYLAKISVYDKNDQAVFVLLGDAGSELTGKNAAELVNNYFEANQDLGAGHQMPVPQALLDTIGQTHKFRVKVSKLNLTGKIQAITVTKIVSSEVLPPVPTPTEIPHDVEDEVALPSAIVIDGSGFKADDADGSTSSMDESRKAKRPKHGK
- the LOC106389955 gene encoding cytochrome b6-f complex iron-sulfur subunit, chloroplastic — protein: MASSPISPATQLGSSRSATMLAMMSRGMFVKPARTSHQMVRKEKIGLRIACQATSIPADNVPDMEKRKLLNLLLVGALSLPTGFMLVPYATFFAPPGSGGGGGGTPAKDALGNDVIAAEWLKTHGAGDRTLTQGLKGDPTYLVVENDKTLATYGINAVCTHLGCVVPWNKAENKFLCPCHGSQYNAQGRVVRGPAPLSLALAHADIDDGGKVVFVPWVETDFRTGDAPWWS
- the LOC106389953 gene encoding calmodulin-like protein 6 codes for the protein MDSTELKRVFQMFDKDGDGRITQKELNESFKNLGIIIPDNELSQMIEKIDVNGDGCVDVEEFGELYKSIMLQGEDEIGDEDMKEAFNVFDQNGDGFITVDELKTVLSSLGLKQGKTLEECRKMIIQVDVDGDGRVNYKEFRQMMKKGQILAQ